The following are encoded together in the Arcticibacterium luteifluviistationis genome:
- a CDS encoding DUF4403 family protein: protein MGPRWFTLSHSLLFVGLLLLTACSKKYNAEAPSESYSSVALDSLSNKVSYLTVPLNIDLREVEKQVNQNFKGLIYDDDSFSEDDLKYKIWKNDDLKFKHRGQGVFEFKVPLKIWVEKRVKILGMTQTPSTEFEIIANFTSKPFIAADWKLKSVTNAEGFEWVTQPKLTLGGFTVPITSIVGGIINNYQGTIARMIDTKISEEIDLVSPVLKVWNDIKAPVNLSSDYNLWLQVIPQDVLMTALNFDNNSINTSVAIKAIVNSSVGKVNKPVNVSTELPPIKFANTLPEGFGIHLYNLVTFNEAEKIAKGMFVGKKMTISSGKEIEITGLRIYGGKDNKVIIQVNTIGDMKGTIFLTGDPVYDKNKREIILKNIDFDIKTKSLLIKTASWFMSGTFARQIEDSFGIPVDPIFDGAKSSINDLLNSQFKSGLSLKGKLKDISPGAVYLKSEGLMTTVIATGNLEVKLTSFAPKK, encoded by the coding sequence ATGGGGCCACGCTGGTTCACTTTAAGCCATAGTCTTTTATTTGTTGGCCTACTCTTATTAACAGCTTGCAGCAAAAAATACAATGCTGAAGCCCCTTCAGAATCATACAGTTCTGTAGCCTTAGATAGCCTTAGTAATAAGGTGTCTTACCTTACGGTGCCTTTAAATATTGATTTAAGAGAGGTTGAGAAGCAAGTAAATCAAAACTTTAAAGGTCTGATTTATGATGACGATTCATTTTCTGAAGATGACCTGAAGTACAAAATCTGGAAGAATGATGATTTAAAATTCAAACATCGCGGTCAAGGGGTGTTTGAGTTTAAGGTACCCTTAAAGATTTGGGTAGAAAAACGAGTCAAAATACTGGGAATGACTCAAACTCCAAGTACGGAATTTGAAATAATAGCCAACTTTACTTCCAAACCTTTTATAGCTGCCGACTGGAAACTAAAGTCTGTTACTAATGCCGAAGGTTTTGAATGGGTAACTCAGCCAAAATTGACTTTAGGAGGGTTTACTGTGCCTATTACAAGCATAGTGGGTGGTATTATTAATAACTACCAAGGAACCATTGCAAGGATGATTGATACCAAAATTTCGGAAGAGATTGATTTGGTTAGTCCTGTTTTGAAGGTTTGGAATGATATAAAAGCACCTGTTAATCTATCATCGGACTATAACTTATGGTTACAGGTTATTCCACAAGATGTTCTAATGACCGCCCTTAACTTCGATAATAATAGCATTAATACGTCGGTAGCCATAAAGGCAATTGTCAATTCGAGCGTGGGTAAGGTTAATAAGCCTGTTAATGTTTCGACGGAGCTGCCACCTATCAAATTTGCTAATACTTTACCAGAAGGTTTTGGTATTCATCTTTATAATTTAGTCACCTTTAATGAGGCAGAGAAAATTGCAAAGGGCATGTTTGTAGGTAAAAAGATGACCATTTCTAGTGGTAAGGAAATTGAAATTACGGGCTTAAGAATTTATGGTGGAAAAGATAATAAGGTAATAATTCAGGTCAACACAATTGGTGACATGAAGGGTACCATCTTCTTAACGGGTGATCCTGTTTATGATAAAAATAAGAGAGAAATTATCTTGAAAAATATTGATTTTGATATTAAAACGAAAAGTTTGCTAATCAAGACGGCATCTTGGTTTATGTCAGGAACTTTTGCTAGGCAAATTGAGGACAGTTTTGGGATACCTGTTGACCCTATTTTTGACGGGGCCAAGAGTTCTATTAACGACCTTCTTAATTCTCAATTTAAGAGTGGTTTAAGTTTAAAAGGAAAACTAAAAGATATTTCTCCAGGTGCGGTTTATTTAAAATCTGAAGGTTTAATGACTACTGTCATCGCAACTGGAAATTTAGAAGTAAAATTAACTAGCTTTGCACCGAAGAAATAA
- the rpsP gene encoding 30S ribosomal protein S16, producing the protein MAVKIRLARHGRKKRAIYDIVVADARAPRDGKFIEKLGQYNPNVTPAGLVLDNERALHWLMVGALPTDTTRKILSVEGLMYQKHLQVGVVKGAISQEDADKKHTAWVETKTKSREERIANLVSGKADIKKAALAAETKKKEGILAKRAEAEQALIAAAEAEEAAKIAAAAPKVEAVVEETVEAPAATEEAPATEAPEADKE; encoded by the coding sequence ATGGCTGTTAAAATCAGATTAGCTAGACACGGACGTAAGAAAAGAGCAATTTATGATATCGTGGTAGCGGATGCAAGAGCACCACGTGATGGTAAATTCATTGAAAAATTGGGTCAGTATAACCCAAATGTTACTCCAGCTGGATTAGTATTAGACAATGAAAGAGCTTTACATTGGTTAATGGTAGGAGCTTTACCTACTGACACCACAAGAAAAATACTATCTGTAGAAGGATTAATGTACCAAAAACACCTTCAAGTAGGTGTTGTTAAAGGTGCTATATCTCAAGAAGATGCTGATAAAAAGCACACTGCTTGGGTTGAAACAAAAACTAAGTCAAGAGAAGAAAGAATTGCTAATCTTGTTTCAGGTAAGGCTGATATCAAGAAAGCTGCTTTAGCTGCTGAGACTAAGAAAAAAGAAGGAATTTTAGCTAAGAGAGCTGAAGCTGAGCAAGCACTTATTGCTGCTGCTGAAGCTGAAGAAGCTGCTAAGATTGCTGCTGCTGCTCCTAAGGTTGAAGCAGTTGTAGAAGAAACAGTTGAAGCACCTGCTGCTACTGAAGAAGCTCCTGCTACAGAGGCTCCAGAAGCAGATAAAGAGTAA
- the rimM gene encoding ribosome maturation factor RimM (Essential for efficient processing of 16S rRNA) encodes MTKEECYFLGKITKPHGLKGEVILWMDVDVPELYENMESVFLEVNGELVPYFFEDLQIRGKKSIAKFEDMETIEETESIINCEVYLPIDNLPVLDKKTFYYHELPGFQLKEEKTGEIIGVVTKVYEGAGQDLIAFEIEGTEVLVPISDDIVKEIERDNNILNVNLPEGLIEIYTES; translated from the coding sequence ATGACAAAAGAAGAGTGCTATTTCCTTGGTAAAATCACCAAACCGCATGGTTTAAAAGGTGAGGTAATTCTATGGATGGATGTGGACGTGCCAGAGCTATATGAAAATATGGAGTCTGTGTTCTTAGAAGTAAACGGAGAATTGGTTCCTTACTTTTTTGAGGATTTACAGATTCGTGGCAAAAAATCTATCGCCAAATTTGAGGATATGGAGACCATTGAAGAAACTGAGAGTATTATCAATTGCGAGGTTTATTTGCCTATTGATAATTTACCAGTTTTAGATAAAAAGACATTTTATTATCACGAATTACCTGGCTTTCAACTAAAAGAAGAAAAGACTGGTGAGATTATTGGCGTGGTGACAAAAGTCTATGAGGGTGCTGGTCAAGATTTAATTGCCTTTGAAATTGAAGGAACTGAGGTCTTGGTGCCAATATCTGATGATATAGTAAAAGAAATTGAACGAGATAATAATATCCTAAATGTCAACCTTCCAGAAGGTTTGATTGAGATATACACAGAGAGTTAA
- the trmD gene encoding tRNA (guanosine(37)-N1)-methyltransferase TrmD — MRIDIITCLPALLEGFFSTSIVKRAMDAGTVTVNIIDLRDFGIGKSRQIDDYAFGGGAGMVMMIEPLVDAIEHLQSERSYDEVIYMTPDGELLQQQITNTLSLSENLMIVCGHYKGIDERVREKYITREISIGDYVLSGGEIPAAVLSDAIIRLIPGAMNDETSALTDSFQDDLLSPPVYTRPADFKGVKVPEVLLSGNFKLIEDWRTEKALERTKERRPDLWKKTL; from the coding sequence ATGAGAATTGATATAATCACCTGTTTACCAGCCCTATTGGAGGGGTTCTTTTCTACATCCATTGTTAAAAGAGCAATGGATGCAGGTACTGTTACGGTAAACATTATAGATCTTAGAGATTTTGGTATTGGCAAGAGTCGTCAGATAGATGATTACGCCTTTGGTGGTGGTGCTGGTATGGTAATGATGATAGAGCCACTTGTGGATGCCATTGAGCACTTACAATCGGAAAGATCATACGACGAAGTGATCTACATGACACCTGACGGTGAATTGCTTCAACAGCAAATAACAAATACCCTTTCACTCTCAGAAAACTTAATGATTGTATGCGGTCATTACAAAGGGATTGATGAAAGAGTAAGAGAAAAATATATCACTAGAGAGATATCAATAGGCGACTATGTACTGAGTGGGGGAGAGATTCCGGCTGCCGTGCTTTCTGATGCTATCATTCGATTAATTCCTGGAGCTATGAACGATGAAACTTCCGCACTTACAGATTCGTTTCAAGATGACTTATTGTCCCCTCCAGTTTATACTAGACCTGCTGATTTTAAGGGAGTTAAAGTACCGGAAGTTCTACTTTCAGGTAACTTTAAATTGATAGAAGACTGGCGTACAGAAAAAGCTTTGGAAAGAACCAAAGAGCGACGTCCAGATTTATGGAAAAAAACATTGTAA
- the gyrA gene encoding DNA gyrase subunit A, with translation MAEENDNPIPESSPKGNIIPINIEDEMRSAYIDYSMSVIISRALPDVRDGFKPVHRRVLYGMSELGVYHNRAHKKSARIVGEVLGKYHPHGDSSVYDTMVRMAQEWSLRYPLVDGQGNFGSVDGDSPAAMRYTEARLMRIAEEMLADINKETVDYQGNFDDSLTEPTVLPARIPNLLLNGTSGIAVGMATNMAPHNLTEVVDGIKAYIENKDIDIEGLMEFIKAPDFPTGGIIYGYSGVKSAFETGRGRIVIRSVASFEQTKTGKEQIVVTEIPYMVNKANMIEKTAGLINDKKIEGISDMRDESDRDGLRVVYDLKRDAVPNVVLNNLYKYTQLQSSFSINNVALVKGRPYTLNLKDMIVHYVAHRIEVITRRTEYELREAEKRAHILQGLLIALDNLDEVIALIRKSKDPDEARTGLITKFELSEIQAKAILDMRLQRLTGLERDKIIAEYDEIKKLMDRLNEILASEIVKEELVVEDLDDIRAKYGDERRSRIEMAGGDFNIEDMIPDDEMLVTVSNEGYVKRTALQEYRTQNRGGVGSRAVKTKDTDYTEHLFSATNHNYLLFFTEKGKLYWLRVFEVPEGSKTAKGRAIQNLVNIESDDRVRAVLNVKTLVDEDYIKNNYIIMCTKNGTVKKTLLEQYSRPRVNGIIAINIKDDDQLLDVSLTNGNDYVIIAASAGKAVRFHESAARPMGRGASGVRGIKLAEGDSAIGMVTVSREDTQLMVVSENGYGKRSNIDEYRITSRGAKGVKALNITEKTGKLVAIKEVTDEDDLMIITVKGIAIRMSIADLRVMGRATQGVRLIKLNDKDAIASVTQIVKEDEEEEIEGDELNPEEGEATEETPPTEE, from the coding sequence ATGGCAGAGGAAAACGATAATCCAATTCCAGAATCAAGTCCGAAAGGAAATATTATTCCCATCAATATTGAAGACGAAATGCGAAGTGCATACATTGATTATTCAATGTCTGTTATTATTTCGCGTGCTCTTCCTGATGTAAGAGATGGTTTTAAGCCAGTTCACCGTCGTGTACTTTACGGTATGTCCGAACTTGGCGTTTATCATAATAGAGCTCATAAGAAATCTGCCCGTATTGTTGGGGAGGTTTTAGGAAAGTATCACCCTCACGGTGACTCATCCGTTTATGATACCATGGTTCGTATGGCTCAAGAGTGGTCACTAAGATATCCACTTGTTGATGGTCAGGGTAACTTTGGTTCAGTAGATGGCGACTCTCCAGCAGCAATGCGTTATACAGAGGCTCGTTTAATGCGAATAGCCGAAGAGATGCTTGCCGATATCAACAAAGAAACCGTTGATTATCAGGGTAACTTTGATGACTCCTTAACGGAGCCAACTGTTCTTCCTGCAAGAATTCCGAACTTATTATTGAACGGAACTTCTGGAATTGCGGTAGGTATGGCCACTAATATGGCACCTCATAACTTAACAGAAGTTGTTGACGGAATTAAGGCATATATTGAAAATAAAGATATCGATATAGAAGGCCTAATGGAGTTTATTAAAGCTCCTGATTTTCCAACTGGTGGAATCATTTATGGTTATTCCGGGGTAAAATCAGCTTTTGAAACAGGACGTGGTAGAATTGTAATTCGTTCGGTTGCTAGTTTTGAGCAAACCAAAACGGGTAAAGAGCAAATTGTAGTTACCGAAATTCCATATATGGTCAATAAGGCCAATATGATTGAGAAGACTGCCGGCCTTATTAATGATAAAAAAATTGAAGGTATTTCTGACATGCGTGACGAGTCTGATAGAGACGGTTTACGTGTAGTTTATGACCTAAAAAGAGATGCCGTACCTAACGTAGTTCTTAATAACCTTTACAAATACACTCAATTACAGTCTTCGTTCAGTATCAATAATGTAGCCTTGGTTAAAGGCAGACCTTATACGCTGAATCTGAAAGATATGATTGTGCACTATGTAGCACACAGAATAGAGGTTATTACTAGAAGAACGGAGTATGAACTAAGAGAAGCAGAAAAGCGTGCTCACATCTTGCAAGGTTTACTTATAGCCTTAGATAATTTAGATGAGGTAATAGCTTTAATTAGAAAATCTAAAGATCCAGACGAAGCTAGAACTGGTTTGATTACTAAGTTTGAGCTTTCTGAGATTCAAGCGAAAGCCATTCTTGACATGCGTTTACAGCGTTTGACTGGTCTTGAAAGAGATAAGATCATTGCTGAATACGATGAAATCAAGAAATTGATGGATAGACTGAATGAGATTCTTGCTTCTGAAATAGTTAAAGAAGAATTGGTAGTAGAAGATCTTGATGATATCAGAGCCAAATATGGTGATGAGCGTAGGTCTAGAATTGAAATGGCTGGTGGCGATTTCAACATTGAGGATATGATTCCTGATGATGAAATGTTAGTAACAGTTTCTAATGAAGGTTACGTCAAAAGAACTGCTCTTCAAGAATACCGAACTCAAAACAGAGGTGGAGTAGGGTCTAGAGCAGTAAAAACTAAAGATACTGACTATACGGAGCATCTTTTCTCTGCTACAAATCATAATTACCTTTTATTCTTTACGGAGAAAGGAAAGCTGTATTGGTTAAGAGTATTTGAAGTACCAGAGGGTAGCAAAACTGCAAAAGGAAGAGCTATACAAAATTTGGTCAATATTGAATCTGACGACAGAGTAAGGGCTGTTTTAAATGTCAAAACTCTTGTAGATGAAGATTATATCAAGAATAACTACATCATCATGTGTACTAAGAATGGTACCGTGAAGAAAACATTGTTGGAACAATATTCTAGACCACGTGTCAATGGTATTATTGCTATCAATATTAAGGATGACGACCAATTACTAGATGTTTCTTTAACCAATGGTAATGATTACGTTATTATTGCTGCAAGTGCTGGTAAAGCAGTAAGATTCCATGAATCTGCAGCTAGACCAATGGGTAGGGGAGCAAGTGGAGTTAGAGGTATCAAATTAGCAGAAGGAGACAGTGCTATTGGTATGGTGACCGTTAGCCGTGAAGATACTCAACTAATGGTTGTTTCTGAAAATGGTTACGGAAAGCGTTCTAATATTGATGAATATAGAATAACATCAAGAGGTGCCAAAGGTGTTAAAGCCTTGAACATTACAGAAAAGACAGGAAAACTTGTAGCAATTAAAGAGGTAACCGATGAGGATGACCTTATGATAATTACCGTTAAGGGAATTGCGATAAGAATGAGTATTGCTGATTTACGAGTAATGGGTAGAGCTACTCAGGGTGTGAGACTAATTAAGTTAAATGATAAGGATGCTATTGCTTCTGTGACTCAAATAGTGAAAGAAGATGAGGAAGAAGAAATAGAAGGTGATGAGCTTAATCCTGAAGAAGGCGAGGCTACAGAAGAAACGCCTCCTACTGAAGAGTAA
- a CDS encoding tetratricopeptide repeat protein: protein MKKIVFALSFLVTAQLSQAQSVLDMANDAQCQTQENLLKPMIKSSEHAKRSLKPTTWIRLSEGYANYTTACGKDSTSAKQAWSAIHKAQELDTDGEYTDDIKAVMNGDLMYSAVMNQGVAHYNVGSLEKAVELFLIGMEVQPTDTLSSFYAGIVSNQLGNFDDASKAFQQYIEVANGRDAVSYYTLSTIAKEKGNLEESIKWLKKGVEDTGDKDIQGELINTYISNEMLDEAVGDMESLVASDPTNSNNLLNLGILYDNQGKKQKALDIYSKVLEMDPDNYDCNFNLAVFYFNDAVEIKKEVDAMDMKTYQKEGAAIEAKACAAFIKSKPYFEACDRIRPGTPDIVEPLNNLKNVLVQCK from the coding sequence ATGAAAAAAATAGTTTTTGCATTGTCATTCCTTGTAACGGCTCAGCTCTCTCAAGCTCAGAGTGTTTTGGATATGGCGAATGATGCACAGTGTCAAACACAAGAGAACCTTCTTAAACCGATGATCAAAAGTTCGGAACATGCCAAAAGAAGTTTAAAGCCAACAACTTGGATTAGATTGTCTGAAGGTTATGCTAATTATACCACGGCTTGTGGAAAAGACTCTACCTCAGCAAAACAAGCTTGGAGTGCTATTCACAAAGCTCAAGAATTAGATACCGACGGTGAATATACAGATGATATTAAAGCTGTAATGAACGGTGATTTAATGTACAGTGCTGTAATGAACCAAGGAGTTGCTCATTATAATGTTGGTAGTTTAGAGAAAGCAGTTGAGTTATTCCTAATTGGAATGGAAGTTCAGCCTACTGATACCTTATCATCTTTCTATGCTGGTATAGTTTCAAATCAACTTGGAAACTTTGATGATGCTTCTAAAGCATTTCAACAATACATTGAAGTGGCTAATGGCAGAGACGCAGTTTCATATTATACTTTGAGTACTATAGCAAAAGAAAAAGGAAATCTTGAAGAGTCAATAAAGTGGCTTAAGAAAGGAGTTGAAGATACTGGAGATAAGGATATACAAGGAGAACTTATCAATACTTACATCAGTAATGAGATGTTAGATGAAGCAGTAGGAGATATGGAAAGCCTTGTGGCCTCCGATCCAACTAATAGCAACAATCTTTTGAATCTTGGTATTCTTTATGACAATCAAGGTAAGAAACAAAAGGCTCTAGACATATATTCAAAAGTATTAGAAATGGATCCTGACAACTATGATTGTAACTTTAATCTAGCAGTATTCTATTTTAATGATGCGGTTGAAATAAAAAAGGAAGTGGATGCTATGGATATGAAAACATATCAAAAAGAAGGTGCGGCCATTGAAGCTAAAGCTTGTGCAGCGTTTATTAAGTCAAAACCATATTTTGAGGCTTGTGACAGAATTAGACCTGGGACTCCTGATATAGTGGAGCCTCTTAATAATCTTAAGAATGTACTTGTTCAGTGCAAATAG
- a CDS encoding helix-turn-helix domain-containing protein — translation MEVKSIELNEKIKQIAEYLGYTSSRFADHTGISRPVMSHLFASRNKASLDIIQRILIKFPGLGIDWTFDGNDLDVELLSKIARQGDLSSESELAEDSTPKKSILKIVICHKGESFTDYESAGLSDPIVGLEQQKDSSGDPIDKIIVFYNDNTLQEFKPS, via the coding sequence ATGGAGGTTAAAAGCATAGAATTAAACGAAAAAATTAAGCAAATAGCAGAATATCTGGGCTATACCAGTTCACGTTTTGCAGATCATACTGGTATAAGCAGGCCAGTAATGAGCCACCTTTTTGCCAGTAGAAACAAAGCAAGCTTAGATATTATTCAACGCATACTTATAAAATTTCCGGGCCTTGGAATAGACTGGACTTTTGACGGGAATGACCTTGATGTAGAGTTGCTAAGTAAAATAGCACGTCAAGGTGACCTATCCTCTGAATCTGAATTAGCAGAAGATAGTACTCCTAAAAAAAGTATTTTAAAGATTGTAATCTGTCATAAAGGAGAATCCTTTACAGATTATGAGTCCGCAGGACTAAGTGATCCTATAGTTGGTCTAGAGCAGCAAAAAGACTCTTCTGGTGACCCCATAGATAAGATTATAGTATTCTATAATGACAATACTTTACAGGAGTTTAAACCTTCTTAA
- a CDS encoding 2,3,4,5-tetrahydropyridine-2,6-dicarboxylate N-succinyltransferase, with translation MTEKKELILSAWDDRELLKKEEVKDAVNWVVEEVDKGRLRVAEPVDGTWITNEWVKKAIILYFPLRKMVPSEVGIFEFHDKMDLKTNYAEQGVRVVPPAVARYGAYLAPGTILMPSYVNIGAYVDSGTMVDTWATVGSCAQIGKNVHLSGGVGIGGVLEPAQASPVIIEDGAFIGSRCIVVEGVHIGKRAVLGAGVTITKSSKIIDVTGSEPIVHKGYVPDDSVVIPGTLPKSFPAGEYQVPCALIIGKRKASTDLKTSLNDALRENDIAV, from the coding sequence ATGACAGAAAAAAAAGAATTGATTTTAAGTGCCTGGGATGATAGAGAGTTACTTAAAAAAGAAGAAGTTAAAGACGCCGTCAACTGGGTGGTGGAAGAAGTAGATAAAGGCAGACTAAGAGTGGCTGAGCCTGTGGACGGAACGTGGATTACTAACGAATGGGTAAAAAAAGCTATTATTTTATATTTCCCTTTAAGGAAAATGGTCCCTTCAGAGGTTGGTATTTTTGAATTCCATGACAAAATGGATTTAAAAACCAATTATGCGGAGCAAGGCGTAAGAGTTGTCCCTCCAGCCGTAGCTCGTTATGGAGCATACTTAGCTCCAGGTACTATATTGATGCCTTCTTATGTGAATATTGGAGCATATGTAGACTCTGGAACAATGGTAGATACCTGGGCTACCGTAGGAAGTTGTGCTCAAATTGGTAAAAATGTGCACTTAAGTGGTGGAGTTGGAATAGGTGGAGTACTAGAGCCTGCTCAAGCATCTCCAGTAATAATAGAAGACGGAGCTTTTATAGGCTCTAGATGTATTGTGGTAGAGGGTGTGCATATTGGCAAAAGAGCTGTTTTAGGTGCTGGTGTAACTATCACCAAGAGTTCTAAAATAATAGACGTTACCGGAAGTGAGCCAATCGTTCATAAAGGTTATGTACCTGATGACTCTGTAGTAATTCCAGGAACACTGCCGAAATCATTTCCTGCAGGCGAATATCAAGTGCCTTGTGCCCTTATTATTGGCAAGCGTAAGGCAAGCACTGACCTTAAAACGTCGTTAAATGATGCTTTAAGAGAAAATGACATAGCTGTATAA
- the gap gene encoding type I glyceraldehyde-3-phosphate dehydrogenase: protein MNDIKVAINGFGRIGRLVYRQIYDMKGIDIVAINDLTDPASLAHLLKYDTAQGRFGQDVTATDKSIIVNGDEINIYSQRDPSQIPWANHDVDVVLECTGFFASDEKASAHIKAGAKRVVISAPATGDVKMIVFGVNHKTLDGTETIISGASCTTNCLAPMAKALNDAFGIKTGLMTTIHAYTNDQNTQDGPHPKDLRRARAAAENIVPNTTGAAKAIGQVLPELNGILDGAAQRVPTVTGSLTELFTVLDKKVTAEEVNAVMKAAADDSYGYNEDPIVSSDIIGISYGSLFDATQTKVQTIGDTQLVKTVSWYDNEMSYVSQLVRTVQYFAGLIQK from the coding sequence ATGAATGACATTAAAGTTGCTATTAATGGTTTTGGAAGAATCGGAAGATTAGTCTATCGCCAGATTTATGACATGAAAGGGATTGACATCGTTGCTATAAACGATTTAACAGATCCTGCTAGTTTAGCACATTTGCTTAAATACGACACAGCTCAGGGACGTTTTGGACAAGATGTAACTGCTACAGATAAAAGTATCATCGTTAACGGTGACGAAATAAACATCTATTCTCAAAGAGACCCGTCTCAAATTCCATGGGCTAACCATGATGTAGACGTAGTTTTAGAGTGTACTGGTTTTTTCGCATCTGACGAGAAAGCTTCGGCTCACATTAAAGCCGGTGCTAAAAGAGTAGTAATTTCTGCTCCAGCTACTGGTGATGTTAAGATGATTGTTTTTGGTGTTAACCATAAAACACTTGACGGAACAGAAACTATTATTTCTGGTGCTTCTTGTACTACTAACTGTCTTGCTCCTATGGCAAAAGCATTGAATGATGCTTTCGGAATCAAAACTGGTTTAATGACCACGATTCACGCCTATACAAATGACCAAAACACGCAGGATGGTCCTCATCCAAAAGATTTAAGAAGAGCAAGAGCTGCTGCTGAAAACATTGTTCCTAATACTACTGGAGCTGCAAAAGCAATTGGTCAAGTACTTCCTGAGTTAAACGGTATTTTAGATGGTGCTGCTCAACGTGTACCTACTGTTACTGGTTCTTTAACGGAGTTATTCACTGTTTTGGATAAGAAAGTAACAGCTGAAGAGGTTAATGCAGTAATGAAGGCCGCTGCTGATGATAGCTACGGTTACAATGAAGACCCAATTGTAAGTTCTGATATTATCGGAATTAGCTACGGTTCTTTATTTGATGCTACTCAAACTAAGGTTCAAACTATTGGCGATACGCAATTAGTTAAAACTGTTAGCTGGTATGATAACGAAATGTCTTACGTTTCTCAATTGGTGAGAACTGTTCAATATTTCGCTGGTCTTATCCAGAAATAA
- the trmB gene encoding tRNA (guanosine(46)-N7)-methyltransferase TrmB — MSRRKLHRFQHNQEAVNVIEGGKPLYTTIKGKWNELHFEKAQPLVLELACGKGEYTVGLAENIPDKNFIGIDIKGDRIARGSKRALDKGLTNASFLRTGIQYLDEFFEDKEVDEIWLIHPDPQPSEKQEKKRLTNQHFLNLYKKYLRKDGLFRLKTDSPFLYEYSLEMLKNDPDFEVLTYTNDLYNSPLLEEHYGIQTHYEQLWVEKGYTINYITARLKV, encoded by the coding sequence GTGTCTAGAAGAAAACTACATCGATTTCAGCATAATCAAGAGGCCGTGAATGTCATTGAGGGCGGTAAACCACTATATACCACCATTAAAGGAAAGTGGAACGAGCTACATTTTGAAAAAGCTCAACCCTTAGTTTTAGAGTTAGCATGCGGTAAAGGAGAATATACTGTAGGTCTGGCCGAAAACATTCCAGATAAAAATTTTATTGGAATTGACATTAAGGGAGATAGAATAGCCAGAGGAAGTAAAAGAGCTTTAGATAAAGGTTTGACCAATGCTTCATTTCTTAGAACTGGAATCCAATATTTAGATGAATTCTTTGAAGATAAAGAGGTTGATGAAATATGGCTTATTCACCCTGACCCTCAGCCTAGTGAAAAACAAGAGAAGAAGCGTTTGACCAATCAACACTTCCTTAATCTTTATAAAAAATACTTAAGAAAAGACGGACTATTTCGTTTGAAAACCGACAGTCCTTTTCTTTATGAATATAGCCTGGAAATGTTGAAGAACGATCCCGATTTTGAGGTGTTGACCTATACCAATGACCTTTATAATTCCCCACTATTAGAAGAGCATTATGGTATCCAAACTCATTATGAGCAGCTTTGGGTAGAAAAAGGCTATACCATTAATTATATTACAGCCAGGCTAAAGGTTTAA